In a genomic window of Corynebacterium choanae:
- a CDS encoding Hsp70 family protein — MAQPWGVSIDIGSTNTAGAYWDADSAEVRPLRLSQHAQTMPSLVVCTNTGQWLCGAAAVAAQFDPTATVVTSPKLLLDTAHLRRDPTGYPPHSAGEPGLGLQRFQPDAALSPATIAKKATAALLRHILHIAAQAHGGIAPSVLILTHPMSWPDELINDYVHIAASVTSALVVPVAEPIAAAYHYQTTQVAAAPRRCAVVDIGGGTLDVAVIDRDPQSGVMTVIATGGEAIGGRRIDQQVFTWLESTLLRQGHPTADLGRTPSPAQHEGVVAQSDTAAHNSADSLALWAAITTAKEVLSDAAQAHIAVPGDQPRTVQLTRDEFSALITPTVQRMVELTGQVLQDANDLRPVDPAGETDFQLFLTGGVSRIPAVQRQLASIAPIATLDDPKTVVARGALPYVLEQVLPQQLATSDHAVDSALAQVVTRWHAATSPANTTVAATSASTPAAAATAALAPHGFSVRRRPRMLRRRRLVGYLGGIALLCGAGLLAWGIAAEKPPISTTANNDWRKSATQEAQPTGDPSPDYRSVAQLRAVFPPAFAQRLQDCAPVANTDNYATAVMLHCDYHTIDDQLIAVEIIGDAATRNRIASSTRAIRGGLGTHASPLPDLGRDIRVLGVEGDIIESLPLGIMVDMDRPQPLAVMEDIAAMLTADTASSSLSPEHH; from the coding sequence ATGGCGCAGCCTTGGGGTGTAAGCATCGATATTGGTTCAACTAACACTGCCGGCGCCTATTGGGATGCGGATTCGGCGGAAGTGCGCCCACTGCGGCTTTCTCAACACGCACAAACAATGCCTTCGCTGGTGGTGTGCACCAACACTGGTCAATGGTTGTGTGGTGCGGCTGCCGTAGCAGCCCAATTCGATCCCACGGCAACCGTGGTCACCAGCCCTAAACTCCTGCTTGATACTGCGCATCTTCGCCGCGATCCTACCGGTTATCCACCGCATTCCGCTGGCGAACCAGGCCTTGGGCTGCAACGCTTCCAACCAGATGCTGCTCTGTCACCGGCGACAATTGCGAAAAAGGCCACAGCTGCACTGCTGCGCCACATTCTTCACATTGCCGCCCAGGCGCATGGGGGAATAGCCCCATCAGTGCTCATCCTCACCCATCCCATGAGCTGGCCTGATGAGCTCATCAACGACTATGTGCATATTGCAGCCTCTGTGACCAGTGCGCTAGTGGTTCCGGTTGCAGAACCCATTGCCGCCGCCTACCACTATCAGACCACCCAGGTTGCTGCCGCACCCCGCCGCTGTGCGGTGGTTGATATCGGCGGCGGCACGCTTGATGTGGCAGTCATCGACCGTGATCCCCAAAGCGGTGTGATGACGGTGATCGCCACCGGTGGGGAAGCGATCGGTGGCCGGCGCATCGATCAGCAAGTGTTTACCTGGCTGGAATCAACCCTGCTACGACAAGGCCACCCGACCGCGGATCTGGGCAGGACACCGTCGCCGGCACAACACGAGGGAGTGGTGGCGCAGTCGGATACTGCAGCGCATAATTCGGCCGACTCGCTTGCCCTATGGGCAGCAATCACAACCGCGAAAGAAGTGCTCTCTGATGCGGCGCAAGCCCATATTGCCGTGCCGGGGGATCAGCCACGGACCGTGCAGCTCACCCGCGACGAGTTCAGTGCATTAATCACTCCGACAGTGCAGCGAATGGTTGAGCTCACCGGGCAGGTGCTGCAAGACGCGAATGATCTCCGCCCGGTAGATCCTGCGGGTGAAACCGATTTTCAACTGTTCCTTACCGGCGGCGTGTCGCGTATCCCTGCCGTGCAGCGGCAGCTGGCATCAATCGCCCCGATAGCCACCCTGGATGATCCGAAAACTGTTGTGGCCCGAGGTGCGCTTCCCTACGTGTTGGAACAAGTGTTGCCACAGCAGCTAGCCACCAGCGACCACGCGGTAGATTCTGCACTGGCGCAGGTTGTCACCCGGTGGCATGCGGCAACATCACCGGCAAACACCACCGTCGCTGCCACTTCGGCGTCAACTCCCGCAGCGGCGGCCACAGCAGCCTTGGCGCCGCATGGATTTTCTGTGCGACGGCGACCGCGTATGCTTCGGCGACGGCGGCTAGTCGGTTATTTGGGAGGTATCGCATTATTGTGTGGGGCAGGCCTGTTGGCCTGGGGTATAGCCGCCGAAAAACCGCCAATATCGACAACTGCTAATAACGATTGGCGAAAATCCGCCACGCAGGAAGCCCAACCGACCGGCGACCCTAGCCCGGACTATCGTTCCGTGGCACAACTTCGCGCAGTGTTTCCGCCCGCTTTTGCACAACGTTTGCAAGACTGTGCCCCAGTGGCGAACACGGACAACTATGCGACGGCGGTGATGCTGCACTGTGACTATCACACAATCGATGACCAGTTGATTGCGGTCGAAATTATTGGCGATGCTGCCACCCGGAATCGGATCGCCAGCAGTACCCGAGCAATCCGCGGTGGGCTAGGCACCCATGCCTCCCCGTTGCCGGATTTGGGGCGAGATATTCGCGTACTCGGGGTGGAAGGCGACATTATTGAATCACTGCCGTTAGGGATCATGGTCGATATGGATCGACCCCAACCCCTTGCAGTGATGGAGGACATCGCGGCAATGCTCACCGCGGATACGGCGTCTTCATCGCTTTCGCCGGAGCATCACTAA